The following proteins are co-located in the Microcystis wesenbergii NRERC-220 genome:
- a CDS encoding DUF3285 domain-containing protein: MTEPVSATDPAVETATEAQPSYVKLAMRNMVKKKGISLKHFFLTTAALLAFFVGVSYLTRP, from the coding sequence ATGACTGAACCTGTTAGTGCCACCGACCCCGCAGTAGAAACCGCCACCGAAGCGCAACCCAGTTACGTCAAGCTGGCGATGCGGAATATGGTCAAGAAAAAAGGCATCTCTTTAAAACACTTTTTTTTGACTACGGCAGCCTTACTGGCCTTTTTTGTCGGTGTTTCTTATCTGACGCGTCCCTAG
- a CDS encoding AAA family ATPase, translating to MKIKSIKLINYRGAVSLNIDFHRQLNVFIGVNGAGKSTILDSLAIMLSWLVNRLKNTNASGRQMSETEINNGQGTAIIEITGVTEDSQEITWKIVKTRTGYIHAGERSNFSQLNEYTQQIQRQITEHQGQINLPLFVYYSVNRAVLDIPLKIKTKHQFESLSAYENALTSGSDFRTFFEWFREREDLENENRKYQDYLIKPEGFCFPDPQLEAVRETIERFLPDFSNLSVRRNPLRMEVTKKNKIVTVNQLSDGEKCLIAMLGDLARRMAIANPQNPYPLTGTGVIIIDEIDLHLHPQWQRFVVPKLLEVFPNCQFFISTHSPNIITHVQPESLHFMEQTEMGIKFHPVQESYGKNVDRILEDLMGLETTRPKEIAEALKDIYEQISQNQLEAAKNKINDLRAKIQDDPELIKAEVIIRRKEIIGK from the coding sequence ATGAAAATTAAGTCTATAAAGCTTATTAATTATCGAGGTGCAGTCAGTTTAAACATCGACTTTCATCGGCAACTCAACGTATTCATAGGAGTTAATGGTGCGGGAAAATCCACCATTTTAGATAGTTTGGCGATTATGCTTTCATGGTTAGTTAATCGCCTAAAAAATACTAATGCCAGTGGACGACAGATGAGCGAAACCGAGATTAATAATGGTCAGGGGACGGCTATAATTGAAATCACGGGGGTGACGGAAGATAGTCAAGAGATTACTTGGAAAATAGTAAAAACTAGGACTGGATATATCCACGCTGGAGAACGGAGTAATTTTAGCCAATTAAATGAATACACTCAACAAATACAACGACAAATTACTGAACATCAAGGACAAATTAACTTACCTTTATTTGTTTATTATTCTGTTAATCGAGCAGTGCTGGATATACCCTTAAAAATTAAAACAAAACATCAATTTGAATCTCTAAGTGCCTACGAAAATGCTTTAACCAGTGGATCAGATTTTCGCACTTTTTTTGAATGGTTTCGCGAGCGCGAAGATTTAGAAAATGAAAATAGAAAATATCAGGATTATCTAATTAAACCAGAAGGTTTTTGTTTTCCTGATCCCCAATTGGAAGCGGTTCGGGAAACGATCGAACGTTTTCTACCCGATTTTAGTAATCTTAGCGTCCGTCGTAATCCCTTGAGAATGGAAGTAACAAAAAAGAATAAAATAGTTACTGTTAATCAACTTTCTGATGGAGAAAAATGTCTGATTGCTATGCTGGGAGATTTAGCTCGAAGAATGGCGATTGCTAATCCTCAAAATCCTTATCCCTTAACGGGTACTGGCGTTATTATCATTGACGAAATTGATTTACATTTACATCCTCAATGGCAAAGATTTGTAGTACCTAAATTACTAGAAGTTTTTCCTAACTGTCAATTTTTTATTTCCACCCATTCTCCTAATATTATCACTCATGTTCAGCCAGAAAGTTTACACTTCATGGAACAAACAGAAATGGGAATAAAATTTCATCCCGTGCAAGAGTCCTACGGCAAAAATGTTGATCGAATTTTAGAAGATTTGATGGGATTAGAGACAACTCGTCCCAAGGAAATCGCTGAAGCTTTGAAAGATATCTATGAACAAATCTCTCAAAATCAATTAGAGGCAGCTAAAAATAAAATCAATGATCTCAGAGCTAAAATTCAAGATGATCCAGAATTAATTAAAGCTGAAGTTATTATTCGACGCAAGGAAATTATCGGAAAATGA
- a CDS encoding DUF4327 family protein: MSAITFSTAPTAYSIRMIKDEVRQMVEQGVVSRHQPIYTLCQFIPPREWVCVECELERCDYLLRDQIGDLIASESWDND; this comes from the coding sequence ATGAGTGCCATAACTTTCTCCACCGCTCCCACCGCTTACTCTATCAGGATGATTAAGGACGAAGTCCGTCAGATGGTAGAACAGGGGGTAGTGAGCAGACACCAACCGATCTACACTCTCTGTCAGTTCATTCCCCCCCGGGAGTGGGTTTGTGTTGAATGTGAACTAGAACGGTGTGACTACCTTCTCAGGGATCAAATTGGTGACTTAATCGCCTCGGAATCTTGGGATAATGATTAA
- a CDS encoding RecQ family ATP-dependent DNA helicase, whose translation MSSQYPESIQTIFQKIWGYDSFRFPQQEIIETILAAKDALIVMPTGFGKSICFQLPALLKTGLTLVISPLVALMENQVEELLARKLPVALIHHEIPRQQRKKTLDAIADQTLRLLYLSPETLLSPPLWSKLTLPHVKINALILDEAHCLTQWGDNFRPAYRRLGAVRPALLQSKPAGSQIAIAAFTATANPATRETLTRVLQLEKPQLFLINPYRQNLDLSTKICISPGCRRHQLLNFLTGQPRQSGLIYTRSRRHSENLAAWLQSLHYRTSAYHAGLSPFQRREIEQNWLRGDLTFVVCTSAFGMGINKPDVRWVVHYQPPALLSEYLQEIGRGGRDGGKMQALTLISEPTGWLDNSDKNQQKFFNLQQERQYRQAWQILAQIPLEGKLEAISAEFPDGALILSLLHSLDRLEWLDPFHYRLIYRHNSAKMTFNPKNEMFPYLYTRRCRWHFLLNAFGFQENADNFRCGHCDNCRRNRPLVS comes from the coding sequence ATGTCTTCCCAATATCCCGAAAGCATCCAGACTATTTTTCAAAAAATTTGGGGCTATGATAGCTTTCGCTTTCCCCAACAGGAGATTATCGAGACAATTCTAGCGGCAAAAGATGCTCTGATTGTCATGCCCACGGGATTCGGTAAATCTATCTGTTTTCAATTGCCCGCTTTATTAAAAACCGGCTTAACCCTAGTGATTTCTCCCCTGGTTGCCCTAATGGAAAATCAGGTGGAGGAATTATTAGCCAGAAAACTACCCGTCGCCCTGATTCATCACGAAATCCCCCGACAACAGAGAAAGAAAACTTTAGATGCGATCGCAGATCAAACCCTGCGACTTCTCTATCTTTCGCCGGAAACCCTCTTAAGTCCGCCCCTCTGGTCAAAATTAACCCTTCCCCACGTTAAAATTAACGCTCTCATCCTCGACGAGGCCCATTGTTTAACCCAGTGGGGCGATAATTTTCGTCCTGCCTACCGTCGTCTTGGGGCTGTCCGTCCCGCTCTTCTACAATCGAAACCGGCCGGCAGCCAAATAGCGATCGCTGCTTTTACCGCCACCGCTAACCCCGCTACCCGTGAGACTCTCACCCGCGTCTTACAACTAGAAAAACCGCAGCTTTTCTTAATAAATCCTTACCGTCAAAACCTTGACTTAAGCACCAAAATATGTATTAGCCCCGGTTGTCGTCGTCATCAACTATTAAACTTCCTCACCGGTCAACCTCGACAATCCGGCCTGATCTATACTCGTTCCCGTCGCCACAGTGAAAATTTAGCGGCATGGTTGCAATCTCTCCACTATCGCACCAGTGCCTATCATGCCGGTTTATCCCCCTTTCAGCGTCGGGAAATAGAACAAAATTGGCTGCGGGGGGATTTAACTTTTGTTGTCTGTACCTCAGCTTTTGGCATGGGTATCAATAAACCCGATGTGCGTTGGGTTGTCCACTACCAACCCCCAGCTTTACTATCGGAATACCTACAGGAAATCGGCCGCGGTGGTCGCGATGGCGGTAAAATGCAGGCTCTCACCTTAATTAGTGAACCGACGGGATGGTTAGATAATAGCGATAAAAACCAGCAAAAATTCTTTAACTTGCAACAGGAACGCCAATACCGACAAGCTTGGCAAATTTTAGCCCAAATTCCCCTAGAGGGCAAATTAGAGGCGATTAGTGCCGAATTTCCCGATGGTGCGCTCATTCTCTCCCTTTTACACAGTCTTGATCGCCTAGAATGGCTCGATCCTTTTCATTATCGGCTTATTTATCGCCATAATTCAGCCAAGATGACTTTTAACCCCAAAAATGAGATGTTTCCCTACCTCTATACCCGTCGCTGTCGTTGGCACTTTCTCTTAAATGCCTTTGGTTTTCAGGAAAATGCCGATAATTTTCGCTGTGGTCATTGTGATAATTGTCGTCGCAATCGACCTCTGGTAAGCTAG
- a CDS encoding class I SAM-dependent methyltransferase, producing the protein MSDDATIRTAVQRLYNTYPFPPEPLLDEPPPGYNWRWNWIAAYNFCCHRKPEREDIRILDAGCGTGAGTEYLLALNPFAHVVAIDISEKALEIAKERCNRSGVAAKHRGSLDFHHLPLESATNLPGEFDLINCVGVLHHLPDPIKGIQSLAQKLAPGGLLHIFVYAQLGRWEIQLMQSAIALLQGDRRGDYKDGVAVGREIFASLPENNRILKREKERWSMENHRDESFADMYVHPREVDYNIDTLFQLIDASGLAFIGFSNPSYWQLERLLGKSPELMARAQNLGERERYRLTELLDPEITHYEFFLAKPPIFTADWSGDQVLENAVAEVHPCLYGWPSASVLDYDYRPVNLSEREFAFLQACDGRLSVGEIDAQVALGLTGVRSLQQRQLLILS; encoded by the coding sequence ATGTCCGACGACGCTACTATTCGCACTGCTGTACAACGTCTCTACAATACCTATCCTTTCCCCCCCGAACCGCTCCTAGACGAACCTCCTCCGGGTTACAATTGGCGCTGGAATTGGATTGCTGCCTATAACTTTTGTTGTCATCGTAAACCCGAACGAGAGGATATCCGCATTCTCGATGCAGGTTGTGGTACTGGTGCGGGAACCGAATATCTGCTCGCGCTCAACCCTTTCGCTCATGTAGTCGCGATAGATATCAGTGAAAAAGCTCTAGAAATTGCCAAAGAACGCTGTAATCGTTCGGGAGTCGCAGCAAAGCACCGAGGTTCTCTGGATTTTCACCATTTACCCCTCGAATCGGCCACCAATCTCCCCGGAGAATTTGATTTAATTAACTGCGTCGGGGTGCTGCACCATCTCCCGGACCCGATTAAAGGGATTCAATCCCTCGCACAAAAACTGGCCCCCGGTGGTCTGCTGCACATTTTCGTCTATGCTCAATTGGGCCGCTGGGAAATCCAGTTAATGCAATCTGCGATCGCACTTTTGCAGGGAGACCGACGCGGGGATTATAAAGATGGGGTCGCTGTCGGCCGAGAGATTTTTGCCTCTCTACCGGAAAATAATCGCATTTTGAAACGGGAAAAAGAGCGTTGGTCAATGGAAAATCATCGCGATGAGTCCTTCGCTGATATGTACGTTCACCCCCGGGAAGTGGACTATAATATCGATACCCTCTTTCAACTGATTGATGCGTCAGGATTAGCCTTTATTGGCTTTTCTAACCCTTCCTACTGGCAATTAGAGCGTTTATTGGGTAAATCCCCCGAATTGATGGCTAGAGCGCAAAATTTAGGGGAAAGGGAACGTTATCGCTTGACGGAATTATTAGACCCGGAAATCACCCACTATGAATTTTTCCTCGCTAAACCACCGATTTTTACTGCCGATTGGTCCGGGGATCAAGTCCTAGAGAATGCAGTGGCCGAAGTTCATCCCTGTCTTTACGGCTGGCCTAGTGCAAGTGTTCTAGATTACGATTATCGGCCGGTTAATCTCTCGGAAAGAGAATTTGCTTTTTTACAAGCTTGTGATGGTCGTTTAAGCGTGGGAGAAATCGACGCTCAAGTTGCTTTAGGATTAACCGGTGTGCGTTCTTTACAACAGCGCCAACTACTGATTTTAAGTTAG
- a CDS encoding diacylglycerol kinase family protein: MKTNYHQANQSASISNPYLNNNFIPRSGRVDEGNNSTQREYAWQVASNLLVSFRYAWAGVRYAFVSQRNFRIHTLITLVAISWGLFLRVNVLEMAIVTLTCALVMVLELINTALESVVDLTVGQSYHDLAKIAKDCAAGAVLIASIAALLVAAFIFIPHLLV, from the coding sequence ATGAAGACAAATTATCATCAAGCCAACCAATCTGCCAGCATATCTAATCCCTATCTCAATAATAATTTTATCCCTCGATCGGGACGGGTGGATGAGGGCAACAATTCGACTCAAAGAGAATACGCTTGGCAAGTCGCCTCGAATCTGTTAGTCAGTTTTCGCTACGCTTGGGCAGGAGTCCGTTATGCTTTTGTCAGTCAGAGAAATTTTCGCATTCACACCCTGATTACCCTAGTAGCGATTAGTTGGGGCTTATTTTTGCGAGTTAATGTCCTGGAAATGGCGATTGTCACCCTTACCTGCGCCCTGGTGATGGTCTTAGAATTAATTAACACTGCTCTAGAATCAGTGGTGGACTTGACGGTGGGGCAATCCTACCATGATTTAGCCAAAATAGCGAAAGATTGTGCCGCTGGTGCCGTTTTAATCGCCTCGATCGCAGCTTTACTCGTAGCGGCTTTTATTTTTATTCCCCATTTATTAGTTTAA
- the ybeY gene encoding rRNA maturation RNase YbeY — protein MSETLPLVVDLCLQDNYFAPGNSPVDGETWHYWLETWLGYLSDYLPVAAGYEISLRLTDDREIQTYNCQYRHKDQPTDVLAFATLEVDLPVDERILETEPLYLGDIIISVETAQQQALTQNHPLARELAWLTAHACLHLLGWDHPDETSLLEMLSLQETLLETVKIADT, from the coding sequence GTGAGTGAGACTTTGCCCCTAGTGGTGGATTTATGCCTACAGGATAATTATTTTGCTCCCGGAAATAGTCCTGTGGATGGGGAAACTTGGCACTATTGGTTGGAGACATGGTTAGGCTATCTATCGGATTATCTCCCCGTTGCCGCCGGTTATGAAATAAGTTTGCGCTTAACAGACGATCGAGAAATTCAGACCTATAATTGCCAATATCGCCACAAAGATCAACCGACGGATGTTCTCGCTTTTGCCACTCTCGAAGTGGATTTACCAGTCGATGAGCGCATTTTAGAGACAGAACCTTTATATTTGGGGGATATTATCATTTCTGTCGAGACAGCACAACAACAGGCTTTAACACAAAATCATCCTTTGGCGCGAGAATTGGCCTGGTTAACTGCCCACGCTTGTTTACATCTTTTAGGTTGGGACCATCCCGATGAAACAAGTCTGTTAGAAATGCTATCTTTACAGGAAACTTTATTAGAGACCGTCAAAATTGCCGATACATAG
- a CDS encoding retron system putative HNH endonuclease encodes MKYIRKRQEPPEFKNWKEQANSDWQPDFKNLAGKPKEILIKALMTEQGEICCYCENRLIDGKCHIEHFKPQSDPTVDPLDYANLLCSCQANLTPSEFRYCGNLKNNWFDENLLISPLNPDCESHFAFNDDGAIKPAQEDDQKAINTIEKLGLNLNKLKALRKAAIDPFLDEEIDNDELKFFVNGYLCLDDQQRYKPFWTTIKYLFSDLIE; translated from the coding sequence ATGAAGTATATTAGGAAAAGACAAGAACCACCAGAGTTTAAGAATTGGAAAGAGCAAGCTAACTCAGATTGGCAGCCCGACTTTAAAAATTTAGCAGGAAAACCAAAAGAAATACTAATTAAAGCTTTGATGACAGAACAGGGGGAAATATGTTGTTATTGTGAAAATCGATTGATTGATGGTAAATGCCATATAGAACATTTTAAACCTCAGAGTGATCCCACTGTTGATCCCTTAGATTATGCCAATTTGCTATGTTCCTGTCAGGCAAATCTTACGCCTAGTGAATTTCGGTACTGTGGTAATCTAAAAAATAACTGGTTTGATGAAAATCTCTTAATCTCTCCACTTAATCCCGATTGTGAGTCTCACTTTGCTTTTAATGATGATGGTGCAATTAAACCCGCACAAGAAGATGATCAAAAAGCAATTAATACTATCGAAAAGTTGGGATTAAACCTCAATAAACTCAAGGCACTTCGTAAGGCAGCCATCGATCCTTTTTTGGATGAGGAGATAGATAATGACGAATTAAAATTTTTTGTCAATGGATATTTATGCTTAGATGATCAACAAAGATACAAACCTTTCTGGACAACAATCAAATATTTGTTCAGCGATTTAATTGAATAA